One region of Cucurbita pepo subsp. pepo cultivar mu-cu-16 chromosome LG03, ASM280686v2, whole genome shotgun sequence genomic DNA includes:
- the LOC111790115 gene encoding CAAX prenyl protease 1 homolog, with translation MAFPYMEAVVGFMILMYIFETYLDLRQHAALKLPTLPKTLEGVISKEKFEKSRAYSLDKSHFHFVHEFVTIVMDSSILFFGVLPWFWKKSGEFVVLVGLNAENEILHTLSFLAGVMIWSQVTDLPFSLYSTFVIESRHGFNKQTIWLFFRDMIKGILLSILLGPPIVSAIIIIVQKGGPYLAIYLWGFMFTLSLVMMTLYPILIAPLFNKFTPLPSGDLREKIEKLASSLKFPLKKLFVVDGSTRSSHSNAYMYGFFKNKRIVLYDTLIQQCKNDEEIVAVIAHELGHWKLNHTMYSFIALQILTLLQFGGYTLVRNSSDLFRSFGFDTQPVLIGLIIFQHTVIPLQHLVSFGLNLVSRSFEFQADAFAKNLGYSAALRAGLVKLQEENLSAMNTDPWYSAYHYSHPPLVERLAALDEADKKEE, from the exons ATGGCATTTCCGTACATGGAAGCTGTTGTTG GTTTCATGATATTAATGTATATTTTCGAAACTTACTTGGATCTTCGGCAACATGCTGCTCTGAAACTGCCAACTCTTCCAAAGACTCTGGAAGGAGTTATAAGcaaagagaaatttgaaaaatccCGGGCCTACAGTCTTGATAAAAG CCactttcattttgttcatgAGTTCGTAACTATAGTGATGGATTCTTCAATACTGTTTTTTGGAGTACTGCCATGGTTTTGGAAG AAATCTGGAGAGTTTGTGGTGTTGGTTGGCCTCAATGctgaaaatgaaattctcCACACACTTTCGTTTTTAGCTGGGGTCATGATTTGGTCACAG GTCACAGATCTACCATTTTCTCTCTACTCGACTTTTGTGATTGAATCCCGCCATGGTTTCAACAAA CAAACAATATGGTTATTCTTTAGGGACATGATTAAAGGGATTTTGTTATCCATCTTACTTGGCCCACCAATTGTATCTGCAATCATTATAATAGTACAG AAAGGAGGCCCTTACCTTGCCATCTATCTTTGGGGGTTTATGTTCACATTATCTCTTGTGATGATGACCCTCTATCCCATTCTTATAGCTCCTCTTTTCAATAAGTTTACCCCT CTTCCTTCAGGTGATCTCAGGGAGAAGATTGAGAAACTTGCTTCCTCCCTCAAGTTCCCACTGAAGAAGTTGTTTGTTGTTGATGGATCCACGAGGTCAAGTCATAGCAAT GCTTACATGTATGGTTTcttcaagaacaagagaatTGTCCTCTATGATACGTTGATTCAACAG TGCAAAAATGATGAGGAAATTGTTGCTGTTATAGCACACGAATTGGGGCATTGGAAGCTAAATCATACGATGTACTCATTCATTGCTTTACAG ATTCTTACACTTTTGCAATTTGGGGGATATACCTTGGTGAGGAATTCCAGTGATTTGTTTCGAAGTTTTGGGTTTGATACTCAGCCAGTGCTTATTGGACTCATCATATTTCAG CACACTGTAATACCTCTCCAGCATCTAGTAAGCTTTGGTCTCAACCTTGTCAGCCGATCTTTTGAGTTCCAG GCTGATGCCTTTGCAAAGAACCTTGGTTATTCTGCAGCTCTTCGTGCTGGTCTTGTCAAACTACAG GAGGAGAATTTGTCTGCCATGAATACAGATCCTTGGTACTCTGCGTATCACTATTCTCATCCTCCACTTGTTGAACGGTTGGCTGCGCTTGACGAAGCGGATAAGAAGGAAGAATGA
- the LOC111790117 gene encoding 50S ribosomal protein L5, chloroplastic — translation MASSSLLSSAMSSFHGHSPLVSARFPAPTALGYPSNVAPLSVRVKASTGGAIVLVEKAEAEKVNRLKSNYLEKIVPMLMDEFSYSNIHQVPKIEKIVVNCGIGDAQQNAKGLDAAMNELASITGQRPVKTRAKKAIATFKIREGQPLGIAATLRGNVMYSFLDRLINLGLPRTRDFQGLNSSSFDGHGNYSIGIREQSVFPEIKFDTLSRPRGMDVCITTTAETDQEAQRLLALMGMPFRESAGSASGLRKKKLKSHHFDSKSKGRSRR, via the exons ATGGCTTCTTCTTCGCTGTTGAGCTCCGCTATGTCGTCATTTCATGGCCATTCCCCATTAGTCTCGGCCCGTTTTCCTGCACCGACTGCCCTCGGATACCCTAGCAATGTAGCTCCACTGTCGGTGAGGGTAAAAGCCTCGACTGGAGGTGCTATAGTGCTTGTCGAGAAGGCAGAGGCTGAGAAGGTCAACCGGCTCAAATCAAACTACCTTGAGAAAATTGTGCCGATGCTTATGGATGAGTTCTCATACTCCAATATCCACCAG GTTCCCAAAATTGAGAAGATAGTAGTGAACTGTGGTATTGGAGATGCTCAGCAGAATGCGAAGGGTTTGGATGCTGCAATGAATGAGTTAGCATCCATTACAGGACAACGACCTGTGAAAACACGTGCAAAGAAGGCCATTGCAACCTTCAAGATCAGGGAGGGTCAACCACTTGGGATTGCTGCTACCCTACGGGGAAAT GTGATGTACTCCTTCCTGGATCGTCTCATCAACTTGGGGCTCCCTCGAACAAGGGACTTTCAGGGACTGAACTCAAGCAGCTTTGATGGACATGGAAATTACTCCATTGGGATCCGCGAACAGAGCGTGTTCCCAGAAATAAAGTTCGACACGCTTAGCAGACCGAGGGGAATGGACGTTTGTATCACAACGACAGCTGAAACTGATCAAGAAGCTCAACGACTCTTGGCACTCATGGGAATGCCTTTCAGAGAAAGTGCTGGTTCTGCATCTGGGCTGCGTAAAAAGAAGCTGAAGTCCCACCATTTTGATTCCAAATCCAAGGGAAGATCTCGGAGGTAA